The Saccharomyces mikatae IFO 1815 strain IFO1815 genome assembly, chromosome: 13 genome has a segment encoding these proteins:
- the PSO2 gene encoding DNA cross-link repair protein PSO2 (similar to Saccharomyces cerevisiae PSO2 (YMR137C); ancestral locus Anc_2.394), with product MPRKSLVQIKRSEVKQRRSGAAGSTGNKTLHKSTQTSFKRQRTLTEFNIPTSSNLPVRSSLYAFSKFGHKTDIAPVLINDNNRDSISLGDTEKVEIIIDTDDEDLVSLHDGEVSEIEIKTDNSTKDRITTKLKEKINVEISTESINCPICLLNISHLELHEREAHCDTCIGSELNNEGTLKKNVKSFVSNPSSPTKSKRQLSTLKKATRIRPDLPGFKIIKFKNGHQIVVDGFNYKSSETISQYFLSHFHSDHYIGLKKSWNNPDDNSIKKTLYCSKITALLVNLKFKISMDEIQILPMNKRFWITDTISVVALDANHCPGAIIMLFQEFMANSNEKPVKQVLHTGDFRSNAQMIKTIQKWLSETANDTIDQIYLDTTYLTMGYNFPSQHSVCDIVADFSLQLIKQGKNKIFADSQRNLFHFQKKKKMTTQHHKFLFLVGTYTIGKEKLAIKICELLKTKLFVLPNSVKFTIIQTVLRNNENEKDTWDEDLLTSNLHESFVHLVPIRVLKSRETIETYLKSLRELEADYLKDVDDVVGFIPTGWSHNFGLKYQKDKENADETASNIGYCLELMRDDLNDHENEFEISSILRQYRKYNKFQVFNVPYSEHSSFDDLVKFGCKLEWSEIIPTVNLNNLSKVRSMTNLFQCWEKVRKTRAAK from the coding sequence ATGCCAAGAAAATCTCTAGTTCAGATAAAACGATCTGAAGTAAAGCAGAGACGTAGTGGCGCTGCTGGCAGTACTGGAAACAAGACCCTTCATAAAAGCACACAAACCTCCTTTAAAAGGCAAAGAACTTTGACAGAATTTAACATCCCTACTTCATCGAACTTGCCTGTTCGTTCTAGTTTGTATGCattctcaaaatttggtCATAAGACAGATATAGCGCCAGTACTtataaatgataataatcGTGATAGTATTTCTCTTGGCGACACTGAAAAGGTTGAAATCATTATAGAcacagatgatgaagatctTGTTAGCTTGCATGATGGTGAAGTGAGTGAGATAGAAATTAAGACTGATAATTCAACAAAAGATCGGATAACAACAAAACTGAAGGAGAAAATAAACGTTGAAATATCTACAGAATCTATCAATTGTCCTATTTGCTTACTAAATATTTCTCATTTAGAGCTGCATGAAAGAGAGGCACACTGTGATACTTGCATAGGCAGTGAACTGAATAATGAAGGGACGCTCAAAAAAAACGTGAAGAGTTTTGTCTCTAATCCATCGTCtccaacaaaatcaaagaggCAGTTGAGCACATTAAAGAAAGCGACAAGGATAAGGCCTGATTTGCCAGGctttaaaataataaagttCAAGAATGGTCACCAGATAGTCGTGGACGGTTTTAATTACAAATCCAGTGAGACTATTTCACAATACTTTCTTTCGCATTTTCATTCCGATCACTATATTGGACTCAAGAAATCATGGAACAATCCTGACGATaattctataaaaaaaacactTTACTGTTCCAAGATCACAGCTCTGTTAgtgaatttgaaattcaaaatttcaatggACGAAATTCAAATCCTTCCCATGAATAAGCGCTTTTGGATAACGGACACAATTTCTGTCGTTGCACTAGACGCTAATCATTGCCCCGGTGcaataataatgttattCCAGGAGTTTATGGCAAATTCGAATGAGAAGCCTGTAAAACAAGTTTTACATACGGGAGATTTCCGAAGCAATGCTCAAATGATTAAGACAATTCAAAAGTGGTTATCTGAGACAGCGAATGATACCATTGACCAAATCTACTTAGATACAACGTATCTAACCATGGGATATAACTTCCCTTCACAACATTCTGTATGTGATATTGTGGCAGACTTTTCATTACAACTTATAAAACAAGGTAAGAATAAGATATTTGCGGATTCACAAAGAAAcctatttcattttcagaagaaaaaaaaaatgacaacTCAGCATCACAAATTTCTATTTTTGGTGGGTACATATACAATTGGAAAAGAGAAGTTAGCCATCAAAATTTGTGAACTTTTGAAGACAAAATTGTTTGTTTTACCTAATTCCGTTAAATTCACAATAATTCAAACAGTTTTACGCAACAacgaaaacgaaaaagaCACATGGGACGAAGACTTACTCACTAGCAATTTGCACGAATCATTCGTACATTTGGTACCGATCAGGGTGTTGAAGAGTCGAGAAACAATCGAAacatatttgaaaagtttaagAGAATTGGAAGCAGATTACCTGAAAGATGTTGACGATGTTGTCGGGTTTATACCTACAGGATGGAGTCACAATTTCGGCTTGAAATACCAAAAGGACAAAGAGAACGCTGATGAGACGGCTAGTAATATCGGGTATTGTTTAGAATTAATGAGGGACGATCTGAATGATCATGAGAACGAATTTGAAATCTCGAGTATATTGAGGCAGTACAGAAAGTACAACAAATTTCAAGTGTTCAACGTGCCTTATTCTGAACACAGTAGTTTTGATGATTTGGTCAAATTTGGTTGTAAACTGGAGTGGTCCGAAATCATACCCACTGTGAATCTAAACAACTTATCGAAGGTGAGATCCATGACAAACTTGTTTCAATGTTGGGAAAAAGTTAGGAAAACACGGGCGGctaaatga
- the GAT2 gene encoding Gat2p (similar to Saccharomyces cerevisiae GAT2 (YMR136W); ancestral locus Anc_2.395), producing the protein MQAPNIYPMPQKQPQALPVFQYGPPQIVFDHSAPRVDPLQSNVAVNPPLQHYNGQNTPIDIASNNYAYYYHRLNNNHNHHNNRNNHNNHNIININNRSNSAVSAANIQVSNNTHYRNAQQALAAPQRLFSIVRDPHMPPNISHFQLNNIHPHMHAPAASNIHFQQVPVYNKANNNSSNSSNNTTNNTNNTNNTNNTNNTNNTNIFNVNNDKSAHSSQNDALDHINERYRHELNKMVSFSKHFENNELSIATGDLNVQSTIEELAKLKSLSNSTHFKQNIATQNFYSLQNHIATIESRLNCLLNNRQQEQQHWKEQNPEKESPSPSSNKIKLPSLQELTDSISTQHLPTACSNKRHASDSELKIKPINGSLYHRHTFLSTSSSSSSPTAGSVPLQKLQVPGQDEASDMKKNISSSPFNSIAYIPNTTLSPMMQTQLKNITTSNLNTKKKNNRGRPRAIQRQPTLTTSSHFINNPNPSVATVSTITPATNNDEKNPNAKKIIEFCFHCGETETPEWRKGPYGTRTLCNACGLFYRKVTKKFGSKSSNLLLRYRRAIDLANDRRIPDFITIPNRFIHDMDNDRTLDSEYNTILQ; encoded by the coding sequence ATGCAAGCCCCCAATATTTACCCCATGCCTCAGAAACAGCCACAGGCGCTGCCAGTATTTCAATATGGTCCTCCGCAGATCGTTTTTGATCATTCTGCTCCGAGGGTAGATCCTTTGCAATCAAATGTAGCTGTAAACCCCCCGTTGCAACATTATAATGGCCAAAATACTCCTATAGACATAGCGAGTAACAATTACGCATACTACTACCATCGCCTTAACAACAACCACAACCACCACAACAACCGCAACAACCACAACAACCACAACATCATCAACATCAACAATAGAAGTAATTCCGCTGTTTCTGCCGCTAATATTCAAGTATCTAACAACACACATTATAGAAATGCACAACAAGCTCTCGCTGCTCCCCAGCGGTTGTTCAGCATTGTACGAGATCCTCATATGCCTCCCAATATTTCACACTTCCAACTAAATAATATTCATCCTCATATGCATGCACCAGCTGCTTCTAATATTCATTTCCAACAAGTACCAGTGTACAACAAAGCcaataataacagtagCAATAGTAGCAACAACACTACtaataatactaataatactaataatactaataatactaataatactaataatactAATATTTTTAACGTTAATAACGATAAATCTGCACATTCGAGTCAGAATGACGCACTGGACCATATTAATGAACGCTACCGTCATGAACTTAATAAGatggtttctttttccaagcattttgaaaacaacGAACTCAGCATCGCCACGGGCGATTTAAACGTTCAATCGactattgaagaattagcTAAACTGAAATCTTTATCGAATTCTACCCATTTCAAGCAGAATATTGCCACTCAAAACTTCTACTCCCTCCAGAATCATATCGCGACCATTGAAAGTCGCCTTAATTGTTTACTTAACAATAGGCAACAAGAGCAGCAACACTGGAAGGAGCAGAATCCTGAAAAGGAGAGTCCTTCACCCTCTTCTAATAAAATAAAGCTACCTTCTTTGCAGGAGCTAACTGACTCTATCTCTACTCAACACCTCCCAACAGCATGTAGTAATAAAAGACATGCTTCGGATTCTGAATTGAAGATCAAGCCAATAAATGGTTCATTATACCACCGCCACACATTTCTTTCAACCTCCTCTTCCTCGTCTTCTCCCACGGCCGGTTCCGTGCCTCTTCAAAAGTTACAGGTTCCAGGACAAGATGAGGCAAGTGatatgaagaagaatatttcgTCTTCTCCCTTCAATTCAATAGCTTACATACCAAACACTACATTATCTCCAATGATGCAAACACAATTGAAGAACATAACCACCTCAAACCTcaatacaaagaaaaagaacaacagGGGAAGACCGAGAGCTATTCAAAGACAGCCCACGCTAACTACTTCCAGTCATTTTATTAATAACCCCAATCCTAGCGTTGCTACAGTTTCGACGATAACCCCCGCCACTAATAACGATGAAAAGAACCCTAatgccaaaaaaataattgagTTTTGTTTCCATTGTGGGGAAACTGAGACTCCAGAATGGAGAAAAGGCCCATATGGCACAAGAACTCTATGTAATGCCTGCGGGTTATTTTATAGGAAAGTCACGAAAAAGTTCGGTTCAAAAAGCAGCAATCTATTATTAAGATATAGGAGAGCTATTGATTTGGCTAACGATCGGAGAATCCCTGATTTCATCACCATTCCAAACAGGTTTATTCATGATATGGACAATGATCGAACCTTAGATTCTGAATATAATACGATATTGCAGTAG
- the CIN4 gene encoding Arf family GTPase CIN4 (similar to Saccharomyces cerevisiae CIN4 (YMR138W); ancestral locus Anc_2.393) codes for MGLLSIIRKQKLKDREIRCLILGLDNSGKSTIVNKLLPEDEQNANDIMPTVGFQIHSLMIRDVMVSLWDVGGQRTLRPFWDNYFDKTQVMIWCIDVSLMMRLDETLQELSELVNRDENRIGYECAVIIVLNKIDLVENKSELCQRYASVESKLKRLFKPDIRVALVQCSGITGEGIDNLRDGLVEACHFT; via the coding sequence ATGGGGCTGCTGAGTATTATTAGGAAACAAAAACTCAAGGATAGAGAGATTCGCTGCTTAATCTTAGGACTAGACAATTCAGGGAAGTCAACGATTGTGAACAAATTATTGCCCGAAGATGAGCAAAATGCTAATGATATAATGCCCACGGTCGGTTTTCAGATACATAGTCTTATGATACGAGATGTGATGGTATCGCTATGGGATGTTGGTGGGCAACGCACATTAAGGCCATTTTGGGATAATTATTTTGATAAGACGCAGGTGATGATATGGTGTATAGATGTAAGCCTTATGATGCGACTTGATGAAACTTTGCAAGAGCTGAGTGAACTAGTCAATAGAGACGAAAACCGAATAGGATACGAGTGCGCAGTCATCATTGTGTTGAACAAGATTGATTTGGTGGAAAACAAGTCCGAACTGTGTCAAAGATATGCATCGGTAGAAAGCAAGCTGAAGCGTCTGTTCAAGCCGGACATCCGAGTAGCCCTCGTTCAATGCAGCGGGATCACCGGAGAAGGTATCGACAACCTGCGTGACGGACTGGTGGAGGCCTGCCATTTTACCTAA